From a region of the Lentilactobacillus curieae genome:
- a CDS encoding CidA/LrgA family protein: protein MAEKQNNTQAETKEAPILIQMGIFAAVLFVSSLISPLFPATFPVPTPVIGLVLLYLLLTFHIIKVEWVEKFADFMISLIAFLFVPSGIQLTASLDIMKAQGLQLIIAIIISTVILLVVVAYTTSFFIMLRKKVFHKNANVEE from the coding sequence ATGGCTGAAAAACAAAATAATACACAAGCAGAAACAAAAGAAGCTCCAATTCTCATTCAAATGGGAATTTTTGCTGCAGTATTATTCGTTTCTAGTTTAATTTCACCACTATTTCCAGCAACATTTCCAGTCCCTACTCCAGTTATTGGGTTAGTGTTGCTCTACTTATTACTTACTTTTCATATCATCAAAGTAGAATGGGTAGAAAAATTTGCTGATTTTATGATTAGTCTGATTGCTTTTCTATTTGTACCTTCAGGTATCCAATTGACGGCCTCACTGGACATCATGAAAGCACAAGGTCTACAACTCATCATTGCAATTATTATTTCAACCGTTATCTTACTTGTTGTTGTTGCTTACACCACATCATTCTTCATCATGCTTAGGAAAAAAGTTTTCCATAAAAACGCTAACGTCGAAGAATAA
- the lrgB gene encoding antiholin-like protein LrgB, producing MQTTILTYLGTPVFGICLSLAVFLLGQWLFKISKGLFIFQPLFVGMVLGIFILWLMAKSFGVDVTWFYTNAYKPGGDIIFWFLNPATIAFAVPLYKRNDVVKRFWLEIVLSLVVGLFISLFLIYGLAKVMGLNNNGIASLLPQAATTAIAMPISGAIGGTPAITAMACILNAVLIYALASWLIKIFHLKEPIGMGLGLGTAGHAVGSAKAIQIGSVPGAMAAIAVVIISIVVDLVVPTFAHLMGLIH from the coding sequence ATGCAAACAACAATTCTTACTTACTTGGGGACGCCCGTGTTCGGGATCTGTCTCTCACTAGCAGTCTTTCTGCTTGGCCAGTGGCTATTTAAAATTAGCAAAGGTTTATTTATTTTCCAACCACTATTTGTTGGAATGGTTTTAGGTATTTTTATCCTTTGGCTAATGGCTAAATCCTTTGGAGTTGATGTAACTTGGTTCTACACCAACGCTTATAAACCAGGTGGGGATATCATTTTCTGGTTCTTGAATCCAGCAACAATTGCGTTTGCCGTTCCTCTATACAAACGAAATGATGTCGTTAAACGTTTCTGGTTAGAAATTGTTCTTTCACTTGTCGTTGGACTGTTTATTTCCCTATTCTTGATTTACGGACTTGCAAAGGTTATGGGACTCAACAACAACGGTATCGCATCACTGCTTCCACAAGCAGCTACTACCGCGATTGCAATGCCTATCTCGGGAGCAATTGGTGGTACTCCAGCAATCACTGCCATGGCATGTATTTTAAACGCCGTTCTGATTTACGCCTTGGCATCATGGTTAATTAAGATTTTCCATCTAAAAGAACCTATTGGTATGGGTCTTGGACTTGGTACTGCAGGACACGCCGTTGGATCAGCTAAAGCTATCCAAATCGGTTCTGTTCCTGGTGCGATGGCAGCCATTGCCGTAGTTATCATCTCAATCGTTGTTGACTTAGTTGTTCCAACGTTTGCCCACTTGATGGGATTAATTCATTAA